One genomic window of Rhinolophus ferrumequinum isolate MPI-CBG mRhiFer1 chromosome 23, mRhiFer1_v1.p, whole genome shotgun sequence includes the following:
- the BPIFB2 gene encoding BPI fold-containing family B member 2, whose amino-acid sequence MARACGLGLLLALLLPVVGTSIPGTVVRLNKAVLSYVSEIGKAPLQRALQVTLPHFLDQSGEVLQPTRVQILNVQVTHLHLNFIDGFGVRLLAAANLTFKVFRVPEPLELILPVVLLADARVDQGSIGTPVVSISSCLSLFSNAIVLHGNHSVTPALLVRVQQHIKAVLRNKLCLGISNLVQGLNVHLGTLIGLNPVGPESQIRYFMINPPNVTKDYISLDINAVLFLLGKPIVLPVNATPFTLPEHVGIKSTMATVGLSQDLFDSALLLLQKAGALNMDITGQLKSDDNPLNTSMLGQLIPEVARQFPSPMPMVLKVRLGTTPVVTLHTNNATLWLQPFVEVLAVASNSAFQSLFSLNVGVNLSLQLSMSKAKLQGTTSVLGEVQLTVASSNVGFIDTDQLRALVGTVFEKPLLDHLNALLDMGVALPNVVNLHYVTPEVFVLEGYVVVSSGLLYQR is encoded by the exons ATGGCTCGGGCATGCGGGCTGGGCCTGCTGTTGGCTCTATTGCTGCCCGTGGTTGGCACCTCCATACCGGGCACCGTGGTCAGACTCAACAAGGCCGTGCTGAGTTACG TGTCTGAAATTGGGAAAGCCCCTCTGCAGCGGGCCCTGCAGGTCACTCTCCCACATTTCTTGGACCAGAGTGGAGAGGTGCTTCAGCCAACCAG AGTTCAGATTCTGAATGTCCAGGTGACCCACCTCCACCTGAATTTCATTGACGGTTTTGGGGTACGCTTGTTGGCAGCAGCCAATCTTACTTTCAAGGTCTTTCG CGTCCCAGAGCCGCTGGAGCTGATCCTGCCCGTGGTACTGCTGGCCGATGCCCGCGTGGACCAGGGCTCCATCGGGACCCCCGTGGTCAGCATTTCCTCTTGCCTCTCACTCTTCAGCAATGCCATTGTGTTGCATGGCAACCACAG CGTGACTCCCGCACTGCTGGTCCGGGTACAGCAGCACATCAAAGCTGTCCTGCGTAACAAG CTGTGCCTGGGCATCTCCAACCTGGTGCAGGGCCTCAATGTCCACCTGGGCACTTTAATTG gCCTCAACCCTGTGGGTCCTGAGTCCCAGATTCGCTATTTCATGATCAATCCTCCCAACGTCACTAAGGACTACATTTCCTTGGATATCAAC GCTGTTCTTTTCCTGCTGGGCAAGCCTATTGTCCTGCCCGTGAATGCCACCCCCTTCACGCTGCCAGAGCATGTGGGCATCAAGAGTACCATGGCAACCGTGGGTCTCTCCCAGGACCTGTTTGACTctgccctgctgctgctgcagaagGCTGGTGCCCTCAACATGGACATCACAGGGCAGCTG AAGTCAGATGACAACCCGCTGAACACTTCCATGCTGGGCCAACTCATCCCTGAG GTGGCGCGCCAGTTCCCCAGTCCCATGCCCATGGTGCTCAAGGTGAGGCTGGGTACCACGCCTGTGGTCACACTCCATACCAACAACGCCACACTGTGGCTGCAGCCTTTCGTGGAAGTCCTGGCTGTGGCCTCCAACTCGGCTTTCCAGTCCCTTTTCTCCCTCAATGTG GGAGTGAACCTCAGCCTCCAGCTCTCCATGTCCAAAGCGAAGCTTCAGGGGACCACGTCTGTGCTAGG GGAAGTCCAGCTCACCGTGGCCTCCTCCAATGTGGGCTTCATTGAT ACGGATCAACTGCGTGCGCTTGTGGGCACCGTGTTCGAGAAGCCCCTGCTGGACCACCTCAATg CTCTCCTGGACATGGGGGTTGCCCTCCCCAACGTGGTCAACCTCCACTATGTTACCCCTGAGGTCTTTGTCCTTGAG GGCTATGTGGTGGTATCCAGTGGACTCCTTTACCAGCGCTGA